In a genomic window of Halobiforma lacisalsi AJ5:
- a CDS encoding ABC transporter substrate-binding protein yields MAVHRAIDSSRRRFVTAGVTVGSAALAGCLEGSSDGTDDEANGETGSDGSHGATLAPVGDVEFDSVPEDAFVAFPQYADMAVALGHGDAVNALFSTEMAGTTMDKYYHHLEGVSFDWEGLPDPLEGGLTRELLYDLDSDIHFLDPSYPVKHNDDWTTDDVDEIASTLGPWLGNFHSGVHSEPAPAYADGYEYYTLWEIFEGVAAVFRERERFEALETVHADLRDRIGSDLPPKSERPTAARVTLGDGQFFTYHLNAPGYWQADTRPLAARDALADYDWSGDWGTVDYETMLEADPDVVLHLWGITSRYSIEDVRERLADHPVGSDLEAVRNDRVVAGGMRYQGPIMNLFQTEMTAKQLYPDRFGEWPGYEPGEPYPTIPEEERLFDRERVAAIVRGED; encoded by the coding sequence ATGGCAGTACATCGAGCGATCGATTCGAGTCGACGGCGGTTCGTCACCGCGGGGGTAACGGTCGGGAGCGCGGCCCTGGCAGGCTGTCTCGAGGGTTCGTCCGACGGAACTGACGACGAAGCGAACGGGGAGACGGGGAGCGACGGGTCCCACGGGGCGACGCTCGCTCCGGTCGGCGACGTGGAGTTCGATTCCGTCCCGGAAGACGCCTTCGTCGCTTTCCCGCAGTACGCCGACATGGCCGTCGCGCTTGGCCACGGCGATGCAGTGAACGCGCTGTTCTCGACGGAAATGGCCGGCACGACGATGGACAAGTACTACCACCATCTCGAAGGCGTCTCGTTCGACTGGGAGGGGCTTCCCGACCCGCTCGAGGGCGGACTCACCAGGGAGTTGCTCTACGACCTCGACAGCGACATCCACTTCCTCGATCCGTCGTACCCGGTCAAACACAACGACGACTGGACCACGGACGACGTCGACGAGATCGCGTCGACGCTGGGGCCCTGGCTCGGCAACTTCCACAGCGGCGTCCACAGCGAGCCCGCACCGGCCTACGCCGACGGGTACGAGTATTACACCCTCTGGGAGATCTTCGAGGGGGTCGCGGCGGTGTTCCGCGAACGCGAGCGGTTCGAGGCGCTCGAGACGGTCCACGCCGACCTCCGGGACCGAATCGGGTCGGACCTGCCGCCGAAAAGCGAGCGCCCGACGGCGGCGCGGGTCACCCTCGGCGACGGCCAGTTCTTCACCTATCACCTCAACGCGCCCGGCTACTGGCAGGCCGATACCCGACCCCTCGCCGCCCGCGACGCGCTCGCGGACTACGACTGGTCGGGCGACTGGGGGACGGTCGACTACGAGACGATGCTCGAGGCCGACCCGGACGTCGTGCTTCACCTCTGGGGGATCACCTCCCGGTACTCGATCGAGGACGTCCGCGAGCGGCTCGCCGATCATCCCGTCGGGAGTGACCTCGAGGCGGTGCGAAACGATCGAGTCGTCGCCGGGGGGATGCGCTACCAGGGGCCGATCATGAACCTCTTCCAGACCGAGATGACGGCCAAACAGCTCTATCCGGACCGGTTCGGGGAGTGGCCGGGCTACGAACCTGGCGAGCCGTATCCGACGATCCCCGAGGAGGAACGACTGTTCGACCGGGAACGGGTCGCAGCGATCGTCCGCGGGGAGGACTAG
- the guaA gene encoding glutamine-hydrolyzing GMP synthase: protein MVDTETFVPDAIDEIESEIGDANAVIALSGGVDSSVAAALAYEAIGDRLTPVYVDTGLMRKGETDQIRETFDYMESLRIVDAKDRFLEALSGVTDPEEKREVIGEQFIREFEREATDADADYLVQGTIYPDRIESEGGIKSHHNVGGLPDVVDFEGIVEPVRDLYKDEVREVARHLGLDEIVAERMPFPGPGLAVRVIGEVTEEKLEVARHACHVVEEELEEYDPWQALAAVIGKATGVKGDNRVHGWVVSVRSVESRDGMTARAQEIDWDTLQRIQSRITGQNENVARVVYDVTHKPPATIEYE from the coding sequence ATGGTAGACACTGAGACGTTCGTCCCCGACGCAATCGACGAGATCGAATCGGAAATCGGCGACGCAAACGCCGTCATCGCCCTCTCGGGCGGCGTCGACTCCTCGGTCGCCGCCGCGCTGGCCTACGAGGCCATCGGCGACCGACTGACGCCAGTCTACGTCGACACCGGGCTGATGCGGAAAGGAGAGACTGACCAGATCCGCGAGACGTTCGACTACATGGAGTCGCTGCGGATCGTCGACGCCAAGGACCGCTTCCTCGAGGCGCTCTCTGGCGTCACCGACCCCGAGGAGAAACGCGAGGTCATCGGCGAGCAGTTCATCCGCGAGTTCGAGCGCGAGGCGACGGACGCGGACGCCGACTACCTCGTCCAGGGGACGATCTACCCTGATCGCATCGAGAGCGAGGGCGGGATCAAGTCCCACCACAACGTCGGCGGCCTCCCCGATGTCGTCGACTTCGAGGGAATCGTCGAACCCGTTCGCGACCTCTACAAGGACGAGGTCCGCGAGGTCGCACGCCACCTCGGCCTGGACGAAATCGTCGCCGAGCGGATGCCCTTCCCCGGTCCCGGCCTCGCGGTCCGGGTGATCGGCGAGGTCACCGAGGAGAAACTCGAGGTCGCCCGCCACGCCTGTCACGTGGTCGAGGAGGAACTCGAGGAGTACGATCCGTGGCAGGCCCTCGCGGCCGTGATCGGCAAGGCGACGGGCGTCAAGGGCGACAACCGCGTCCACGGCTGGGTCGTCTCCGTGCGCTCGGTCGAGTCCCGGGACGGGATGACCGCCCGCGCCCAGGAGATCGACTGGGATACGCTCCAGCGCATCCAGTCGCGCATCACCGGACAGAACGAGAACGTGGCACGGGTCGTCTACGACGTGACCCACAAGCCGCCGGCGACCATCGAGTACGAATGA
- a CDS encoding NUDIX hydrolase codes for MSTRQDDLDLEHENAEQDVIAVDADDNALEPVNRLEAHTGDGVRHRAFTSLVFDGDGNILLAQRAPEKRLWGTYWDGTVASHPVQGQSQEEATRERLEEELGITPDQYDDLRLTDRFEYKRYFENAGVEHEVCAVLQLTLSDRSLDPNEEEVAGLMWVPYDRLHENPEWYRQLRLCPWFEIAMRRDVD; via the coding sequence ATGAGCACGCGGCAGGACGACCTGGATCTGGAGCACGAAAACGCCGAGCAAGACGTAATCGCGGTCGACGCCGACGACAACGCGCTCGAGCCCGTCAACCGGCTCGAGGCCCACACCGGCGACGGGGTCCGCCACCGCGCGTTCACGTCGCTCGTCTTCGACGGCGACGGGAACATCCTGCTCGCCCAGCGAGCGCCGGAGAAACGACTCTGGGGAACCTACTGGGACGGAACCGTCGCCTCCCACCCGGTCCAGGGACAGAGCCAGGAGGAGGCCACCCGGGAGCGTCTCGAGGAGGAACTCGGGATCACGCCCGACCAGTACGACGACCTGCGCCTGACCGACCGGTTCGAGTACAAACGCTACTTCGAGAACGCGGGGGTCGAACACGAGGTCTGTGCCGTCCTGCAGCTAACGCTGTCGGATCGGAGCCTCGATCCCAACGAGGAGGAGGTCGCGGGTCTGATGTGGGTCCCCTACGACCGTCTGCACGAAAACCCCGAGTGGTACCGACAGCTCCGGCTCTGTCCCTGGTTCGAGATCGCGATGCGCCGGGACGTGGACTGA
- a CDS encoding diacylglycerol/lipid kinase family protein — MESDGHTDDRVLVLNPISGNGDHVDRVTDLAADHGLEIRRTEEAGDAKRFAREAAEEASLVAAAGGDGTINEVVNGVASAGELETTTVAAVPAGTGNNFASNVGIEGIEHAFGVVEDGRRRKIDLGFANERAFVNSCVGGVTAEASSETSAENKAELGVLAYVKETLDAVGSFDSLPLRVKTADGPSAEPSRTWEGEALFVLVGNCRRFTGARTAQADVEDGRFEVTIVEDASTVDLLGDAALEGLFDRDGDRIVRRRTPSLVIESREESVEYSLDGEMLETDRLRLETEPDTLEIAVGDEYEPTPDPNPDSDPDSNPDEGEETEGGLWPLEG, encoded by the coding sequence ATGGAGTCGGACGGTCACACGGACGACCGGGTTCTCGTGCTCAACCCGATCAGCGGGAACGGCGACCACGTCGATCGGGTCACCGATCTGGCGGCCGACCACGGGCTCGAGATCAGGCGAACCGAGGAAGCCGGCGACGCGAAACGATTCGCCCGCGAGGCAGCCGAAGAGGCCTCTCTCGTCGCCGCGGCCGGCGGCGACGGCACCATCAACGAGGTCGTCAACGGGGTCGCGTCGGCCGGCGAACTCGAGACGACGACGGTCGCGGCCGTTCCGGCGGGCACCGGGAACAACTTCGCGTCGAACGTCGGCATCGAGGGGATCGAACACGCCTTCGGGGTTGTAGAGGACGGACGACGTCGGAAGATCGATCTGGGCTTCGCGAACGAGCGGGCGTTCGTCAACTCCTGTGTCGGGGGCGTCACCGCCGAAGCCAGCAGCGAGACGTCCGCCGAGAACAAGGCGGAACTCGGCGTCCTTGCCTACGTCAAGGAGACGCTCGACGCCGTCGGCTCGTTCGACTCGCTCCCGCTTCGGGTGAAGACAGCCGACGGACCCAGCGCCGAGCCGTCGCGAACGTGGGAGGGGGAAGCCCTGTTCGTGCTCGTGGGGAACTGCCGGCGGTTCACCGGTGCGCGAACCGCCCAGGCCGACGTCGAGGACGGCCGCTTCGAGGTGACGATCGTCGAGGACGCGTCGACGGTCGACCTGCTCGGTGACGCGGCACTCGAGGGACTGTTCGACCGCGACGGCGATCGCATCGTTCGGCGACGGACGCCGTCGCTGGTGATCGAGAGCCGCGAGGAGTCGGTCGAGTACAGCCTCGATGGGGAGATGTTAGAGACCGACCGGCTGCGACTCGAGACGGAACCGGACACGCTCGAGATCGCGGTCGGGGACGAGTACGAGCCGACCCCAGATCCGAATCCGGATTCGGACCCGGACTCGAACCCGGACGAGGGTGAGGAGACAGAGGGCGGGCTGTGGCCGCTCGAGGGCTGA
- a CDS encoding zinc-binding dehydrogenase: MQAVKITEHGGTDVIEYGEYPDPEVGRDEVLVDVKAGALNHLDVWVRRGLPTLSLEMPHVPGSDAAGVVVETGPDVARFEEGDRVAVTAGVNCGDCEFCRDGDPTLCVNFHLLGEHVTGVHSEYAAVPEDNLIPVPEGVDWITAGASSLVFQTAWRMLIDRAELEPGEKILVLGASGGVGHAALQIADYAGAEVYATGSTTEKLQYARDHGADHVVNYEEHNFAEWIRSETGGRGVDVVVDYIGAGTWRDSIKSLAKNGRLVTCGGTAGPNPETDLPRIFWNQLQIIGSTMGTPGQVDDVMELVWDGTFQPAVREVLPMSEVARAHEIIEGREGFGKVVVRPDSEL; the protein is encoded by the coding sequence ATGCAGGCAGTCAAGATCACGGAGCACGGCGGCACTGACGTCATCGAGTACGGCGAGTACCCCGATCCGGAGGTCGGCCGCGACGAGGTGCTCGTCGACGTGAAAGCCGGCGCGCTCAACCACCTCGACGTGTGGGTCCGCCGCGGACTGCCGACGCTTTCCCTCGAGATGCCCCACGTGCCGGGCAGCGATGCCGCGGGCGTCGTCGTCGAAACCGGCCCCGACGTCGCCCGGTTCGAAGAGGGCGACCGCGTCGCCGTCACCGCGGGCGTCAACTGCGGCGACTGCGAGTTCTGTCGCGACGGCGATCCGACGCTGTGTGTCAACTTCCACCTGCTCGGTGAACACGTCACGGGCGTCCACTCCGAGTACGCCGCCGTGCCCGAGGACAACCTGATCCCGGTCCCCGAGGGCGTCGACTGGATCACCGCCGGCGCTTCCTCGCTCGTCTTCCAGACCGCCTGGCGGATGCTCATCGACCGCGCGGAACTCGAGCCCGGCGAGAAGATCCTCGTGCTCGGAGCCAGCGGCGGCGTCGGCCACGCGGCGCTCCAGATCGCCGACTACGCGGGCGCGGAGGTGTACGCGACCGGCAGCACGACCGAGAAGCTCCAGTACGCCCGCGACCACGGCGCGGACCACGTCGTCAATTACGAGGAACACAACTTCGCGGAGTGGATCCGGTCGGAGACCGGCGGCCGCGGCGTCGACGTCGTCGTCGACTACATCGGCGCGGGGACGTGGCGCGACTCGATCAAGAGCCTCGCCAAGAACGGCCGGCTCGTCACCTGTGGCGGCACCGCGGGGCCGAATCCGGAGACCGATCTCCCCCGCATCTTCTGGAACCAGCTACAGATCATCGGTTCGACGATGGGCACCCCCGGCCAGGTCGACGACGTGATGGAACTGGTCTGGGACGGCACCTTCCAGCCCGCTGTCCGCGAGGTCCTCCCGATGAGTGAGGTCGCACGCGCCCACGAGATCATCGAGGGTCGCGAAGGCTTCGGGAAGGTCGTCGTTCGGCCCGACAGCGAACTGTAG
- a CDS encoding 5-formyltetrahydrofolate cyclo-ligase: protein MDKETLRERVWDDLEEAGVARFPFPPHGRIPNFVGAEEAAQRLADQPEWEAASTIKANPDAPQLPVRRAALRDGKTVYMAVPRLADEQCFLELDPDELEDYDAATTVSGSSEHGTQVGPEAVEPIDLIVSGSVAVTEAGGRIGKGEGYSDLEYAILRELDLDLDLDLVDDDTTVATTVHERQLFEDADVDVEFDEHDVPMDLVVTPERVLRPDAGSTPVGIDWSVLENERLEEIPVLERLAEAE from the coding sequence ATGGACAAGGAAACGCTCCGCGAGCGCGTCTGGGACGACCTCGAGGAGGCCGGCGTCGCGCGGTTCCCGTTCCCGCCACACGGCCGGATTCCGAACTTCGTCGGGGCCGAAGAAGCGGCACAGCGGTTGGCCGACCAGCCCGAGTGGGAAGCAGCGTCGACGATCAAGGCAAACCCCGACGCCCCTCAGCTTCCGGTCCGGCGGGCGGCTCTGCGGGACGGCAAAACCGTCTACATGGCGGTGCCGCGGCTGGCCGACGAGCAGTGTTTCCTGGAACTCGATCCCGACGAACTCGAGGACTACGACGCGGCGACGACCGTCTCGGGGTCGTCGGAACACGGCACCCAGGTCGGGCCCGAGGCCGTCGAACCGATCGACCTGATCGTCTCCGGGAGCGTCGCCGTTACCGAGGCCGGCGGCCGGATCGGCAAGGGCGAGGGGTACAGCGACCTCGAGTACGCGATCCTGCGGGAACTGGACCTGGACCTGGACCTGGACCTGGTCGACGACGACACGACGGTTGCGACGACGGTTCACGAACGGCAGCTATTCGAGGACGCCGACGTCGACGTCGAGTTCGACGAACACGACGTCCCGATGGATCTGGTGGTCACGCCGGAGCGGGTTCTCCGTCCGGACGCCGGATCGACCCCCGTTGGGATCGACTGGAGTGTTCTCGAGAACGAACGGCTCGAGGAGATCCCCGTTCTGGAGCGGCTAGCGGAGGCCGAGTGA
- a CDS encoding PHP domain-containing protein, giving the protein MYAVDLHAHTRFFHGRRRLGDRFDPFGARLLAEATKRRGLSGVATTNHDYYTPLEPNVDVAVLPGIEITTDRGHVLVVGPDPPAETEPGVLTPGEAVDLAHERDCAAIVAHPYRNSTVRELEEVPFDAIEVNGKHPRSRPLVEELAAERGLPLVGGSDAHYPFEVGRAYTLVDTDADRLTPSALVDAIRDGQVSARISRSALDRLLRRGYRAIHRRKGVLEAMEGPTPGVGTPPGEEAEQ; this is encoded by the coding sequence ATGTACGCCGTCGATCTGCACGCACACACGCGCTTCTTTCACGGCCGTCGCCGGCTCGGGGACCGATTCGACCCGTTCGGTGCTCGACTCCTCGCCGAGGCGACCAAGCGTCGCGGCCTCTCCGGGGTCGCGACGACGAACCACGACTACTACACGCCGCTCGAGCCGAACGTTGACGTCGCCGTCCTCCCCGGGATCGAGATCACGACCGATCGCGGACACGTCCTCGTCGTCGGTCCCGACCCGCCTGCGGAGACCGAACCCGGAGTGCTCACGCCGGGCGAGGCGGTCGACCTGGCCCACGAACGGGACTGTGCGGCCATCGTCGCCCACCCGTACCGGAACAGTACCGTTCGCGAACTCGAGGAGGTCCCCTTCGACGCGATCGAGGTCAACGGGAAACACCCCCGGTCACGGCCGCTCGTCGAGGAGCTGGCGGCCGAACGGGGGCTGCCGCTCGTCGGCGGGAGCGACGCACATTACCCGTTCGAGGTGGGCCGGGCGTACACGCTGGTCGATACCGATGCCGACCGGCTCACGCCGTCCGCGCTCGTCGACGCGATCCGTGACGGGCAGGTCAGCGCGCGCATCTCGCGCTCGGCGCTCGACCGCCTTCTACGTCGCGGGTACCGGGCGATCCACCGGCGGAAGGGGGTGCTCGAGGCGATGGAGGGGCCGACTCCGGGCGTCGGGACGCCGCCGGGAGAGGAAGCCGAGCAGTGA
- a CDS encoding DUF7126 family protein, with product MTDANGTRAIVAGPDDDAIGPALEDEGVEVTRLEGVVSRPQLEEAGIVDADLYVLTDVDQATTIPIVCDLNDDLRTVVYADRTVPEFVTAQLDLAVDPALIDPSVLAEELLA from the coding sequence ATGACGGACGCAAACGGAACGCGTGCGATCGTCGCCGGCCCCGACGACGACGCGATCGGCCCCGCGCTCGAGGACGAGGGCGTCGAGGTGACGCGGCTCGAGGGGGTCGTCTCGCGACCCCAACTCGAGGAGGCGGGCATCGTCGACGCCGACCTCTACGTCCTGACCGACGTCGATCAGGCGACGACGATCCCGATCGTCTGCGATCTCAACGACGATCTCCGAACGGTCGTCTACGCCGACCGGACGGTCCCGGAATTCGTCACGGCCCAACTCGATCTGGCGGTCGATCCCGCGCTGATCGATCCGTCCGTGCTCGCCGAAGAATTGCTCGCCTGA
- a CDS encoding DUF7853 family protein codes for MSSPPQETETHEVTLSREERWVVHSLLADRIDEAVADDSESPPEWALEAIEAVEADGSDAFTDRQLRRLRDDVDAYLEDSETPQRDVEHGAAVLERVESALAS; via the coding sequence ATGAGCTCCCCTCCACAGGAAACCGAGACGCACGAAGTGACGCTCTCCAGAGAAGAACGCTGGGTCGTCCACTCCCTCCTCGCCGACCGCATCGACGAGGCCGTGGCGGACGACTCCGAGAGCCCGCCCGAGTGGGCACTCGAGGCGATCGAAGCCGTCGAGGCTGACGGCTCGGATGCCTTTACGGACCGTCAACTCCGGCGGCTCCGGGACGACGTCGACGCCTATCTCGAGGACTCGGAGACGCCCCAGCGGGACGTCGAACACGGAGCAGCAGTACTCGAGCGCGTCGAGTCGGCGCTCGCTTCCTGA
- a CDS encoding Lrp/AsnC family transcriptional regulator, protein MDDLDRQILDILRRDARTPYTEIADEIGTSEGTVRNRVERMMDDGVIERFTISTRTGNVQAMLEISVAVDVDTNAVSERMAQWEEVDLVWMVSGEQDIVLVVDAADTRGVNDLITKARDQEEVVSTKTRLILEEQLG, encoded by the coding sequence ATGGACGATCTGGACCGACAGATCCTCGACATTCTCCGGCGAGACGCCCGCACACCCTACACAGAGATCGCAGACGAGATCGGCACCAGCGAGGGGACCGTCCGCAACCGCGTCGAACGGATGATGGACGATGGGGTCATCGAACGATTCACCATCTCGACTCGCACCGGCAACGTCCAGGCGATGCTCGAGATCAGCGTGGCCGTCGACGTCGACACGAACGCCGTCTCCGAACGCATGGCCCAGTGGGAGGAGGTCGACCTCGTCTGGATGGTCTCCGGCGAACAGGATATCGTCCTGGTCGTCGACGCCGCGGACACTCGCGGTGTCAACGACCTCATCACCAAGGCTCGCGACCAGGAGGAGGTCGTCAGCACGAAGACGCGGCTGATCCTCGAGGAGCAACTCGGGTAG
- a CDS encoding MogA/MoaB family molybdenum cofactor biosynthesis protein — MDVDDTDSDGGSEREPGTASDEGGEGTEGADRDATALDDGPDRPLGTAVVTIASSRSLDSDEAGEAIVTALEEAGHELATREHVSPDHDRVQSIVLRLIERDDVDVVITAGATSVEPDDVVIEAVEPLLDKELTAFQDLFTSMAYEEVGTRVLASRTLAGVSEGKPVFCLPGHADAARLGTESIILPEARNLVAVAAPVPEEGEEEEEDDEETDGTAETDDSSR; from the coding sequence ATGGACGTCGACGACACGGACAGCGACGGAGGGTCGGAACGCGAACCGGGGACCGCCTCGGACGAAGGCGGTGAGGGAACCGAAGGAGCCGATCGCGACGCGACCGCACTCGACGACGGGCCGGATCGGCCGCTCGGAACCGCCGTCGTCACGATCGCCTCGAGTCGCTCCCTGGACTCGGACGAAGCCGGCGAGGCGATCGTCACGGCGCTCGAGGAGGCCGGTCACGAACTCGCCACGCGCGAGCACGTCTCGCCGGACCACGATCGGGTGCAGTCGATCGTGCTCCGGCTCATCGAGCGCGACGACGTCGACGTGGTGATCACTGCCGGCGCGACGAGCGTCGAACCGGACGACGTCGTCATCGAGGCGGTCGAGCCCCTGCTCGACAAGGAGCTGACGGCCTTCCAGGACCTGTTCACGTCGATGGCTTACGAGGAGGTCGGCACCCGAGTCCTCGCGTCGCGAACGCTCGCGGGCGTCTCGGAGGGGAAGCCGGTGTTCTGCCTGCCGGGCCACGCCGACGCCGCACGGCTCGGGACGGAGTCGATCATCCTGCCGGAAGCGCGGAACCTCGTCGCGGTCGCGGCTCCGGTCCCCGAGGAAGGGGAGGAAGAGGAGGAAGACGATGAGGAAACCGACGGGACGGCCGAGACCGACGACTCGAGTCGCTAA
- a CDS encoding NAD(P)/FAD-dependent oxidoreductase, whose amino-acid sequence MGESDWSEFREGGAAGTDAATDVDVDVAIVGGGPAGCSAGVFTARYGLETTIFDRGPSSLRRCASLENYLGFPCGIDVETFLELAQDHAERAGCRLREDHVESVVALEGGEDTGFRLELQDGEPVTARFVVAATKYDGEYVRGLDDETAMFVTEADGDDERFDRDYPDDDGTTPVDGLYVAGPLAGCGDQAIVAAGHGATVARTLIRELREEAGLWGKYAGRYDWRRRMQNRREEWADPDRWVEVFEERAPEDRDPATVRRLAETYADEYDGTYLEEAVATRRAERGQRRLAAALEDEIVLDAVDDDAILERAAALAEDGSSGG is encoded by the coding sequence ATGGGCGAGAGCGACTGGAGTGAATTCCGCGAGGGCGGCGCTGCCGGGACTGACGCCGCAACCGACGTCGACGTCGACGTCGCCATCGTCGGCGGCGGCCCCGCCGGCTGCTCGGCGGGCGTCTTTACCGCCCGGTACGGACTCGAGACGACGATCTTCGATCGGGGTCCCTCGTCGCTGCGCCGCTGTGCCTCGCTCGAGAACTATCTCGGGTTCCCCTGCGGGATCGACGTCGAGACGTTCCTCGAACTCGCACAGGATCACGCCGAGCGGGCAGGCTGTCGGCTCCGAGAGGATCACGTCGAATCCGTCGTCGCACTCGAGGGGGGCGAAGACACCGGCTTCCGACTCGAACTCCAGGATGGGGAGCCCGTCACGGCCCGGTTCGTCGTCGCCGCGACGAAGTACGACGGCGAGTACGTCCGCGGCCTCGACGACGAGACGGCGATGTTCGTCACGGAGGCGGACGGCGACGACGAACGCTTCGACCGCGACTACCCCGACGACGACGGTACTACCCCCGTCGACGGCCTCTACGTCGCCGGTCCGCTGGCCGGCTGTGGCGACCAGGCGATCGTCGCGGCCGGACACGGCGCGACAGTCGCCCGCACCCTGATCCGCGAACTTCGGGAAGAGGCCGGGCTCTGGGGCAAGTACGCCGGTCGATACGACTGGCGTCGTCGGATGCAGAACCGCCGCGAGGAGTGGGCCGACCCCGACCGGTGGGTCGAGGTCTTCGAGGAGCGCGCGCCCGAGGACCGCGATCCGGCGACCGTCCGCCGGCTCGCGGAGACGTACGCCGACGAGTACGACGGCACCTATCTCGAGGAAGCGGTCGCCACGCGACGCGCCGAACGCGGGCAGCGTCGACTCGCCGCGGCGCTCGAGGACGAGATCGTTCTCGACGCGGTCGACGACGACGCGATCCTCGAGCGAGCGGCTGCGCTCGCCGAGGACGGATCGTCGGGCGGCTAG
- the carA gene encoding glutamine-hydrolyzing carbamoyl-phosphate synthase small subunit gives MTEAYVALEGGHVIEGRGRAPGTARGELVFTTAYTGYEESLTDPSYEEQVLTFSYPLIGNYGVREERFEDDRVHPRAVLAKELTEDVADWLAEEGVPAVDHLDTRDVVTDIRDEGAMKCGIAVGDDVTEADALEQLEQCKGMSEHTDIGSQVSVDEPVVRGEGNDGETVALVDCGAKGSIVDSLLARDAEVHVLPYDATPEDVASVDPDVLFISNGPGDPANYGAAIDLVQEFVGETPVAGICLGQQIVAEALGGTTEKMDFGHRGVNQPVLDLESGQVVMTTQNHGYTVDEPGDHLEVTQINVNDDTPEGLDGIDHDIITRQYHPEANPGPEDTLDFFDDVLAMADERAQRAVPADD, from the coding sequence ATGACGGAAGCCTACGTTGCGCTGGAGGGTGGCCACGTAATCGAGGGACGTGGTCGCGCTCCGGGAACCGCTCGCGGCGAACTGGTCTTCACGACGGCGTATACGGGATACGAGGAGAGCCTGACCGACCCCTCCTACGAGGAGCAGGTGCTTACCTTCTCGTACCCGCTGATCGGCAACTACGGCGTCCGAGAAGAGCGGTTCGAGGACGACCGCGTCCATCCGCGTGCGGTGCTCGCGAAGGAACTCACCGAGGACGTCGCCGACTGGCTCGCCGAGGAGGGCGTTCCGGCGGTCGACCACCTCGACACCCGCGACGTCGTCACCGACATCCGCGACGAGGGAGCGATGAAATGCGGTATCGCCGTCGGCGACGACGTCACCGAGGCCGACGCCCTCGAGCAACTCGAGCAGTGCAAGGGGATGAGCGAACACACCGACATCGGCTCGCAGGTCAGCGTCGACGAGCCGGTCGTCCGCGGCGAGGGCAACGACGGCGAGACCGTCGCCCTCGTTGACTGCGGCGCGAAGGGGTCGATCGTCGACTCGCTTCTGGCCCGCGACGCCGAGGTACACGTCCTCCCCTACGACGCGACCCCCGAAGACGTCGCGTCCGTCGATCCGGACGTCCTGTTTATCTCGAACGGGCCGGGCGACCCGGCCAACTACGGGGCGGCGATCGATCTCGTCCAGGAGTTCGTCGGCGAGACGCCCGTCGCCGGCATCTGTCTCGGCCAGCAGATCGTCGCCGAGGCCCTGGGCGGGACCACCGAGAAGATGGACTTCGGCCACCGCGGCGTCAACCAGCCCGTCCTCGACCTCGAGTCCGGCCAGGTCGTGATGACCACTCAGAACCACGGCTACACCGTCGACGAGCCGGGCGACCACCTCGAGGTCACCCAGATCAACGTCAACGACGACACGCCGGAGGGACTGGACGGGATCGACCACGACATCATCACCCGCCAGTACCACCCCGAGGCCAACCCCGGCCCGGAGGACACCCTCGACTTCTTCGACGACGTGCTCGCGATGGCCGACGAGCGAGCGCAGCGGGCCGTTCCCGCCGACGATTGA